The Setaria italica strain Yugu1 chromosome IX, Setaria_italica_v2.0, whole genome shotgun sequence genome has a window encoding:
- the LOC101774445 gene encoding uncharacterized protein LOC101774445 encodes MSQGTSPLPKDKGPTTEPGKAVGIKRLQSDTPSSPGYHNVYVRRKVESEHSKVNPSQDLKGNGRDKAKEQETHQDVQQDQQEEASRTQVSSPVAESVEIVSSKSPEKTNAEIVPEKTEPPVASGTGIQEDVKQLSIQYWNERFNRLQTYLESCDHSTQEGYLRKLRSLSAAGRSMHAIELEKRAIHLLVEEGKELQRMKALNVLGKVSPNASSKPTPLQRQSQK; translated from the exons ATGTCTCAAGGAACTTCTCCACTGCCAAAAGATAAAGGTCCTACAACAGAACCTGGAAAGGCTGTGGGCATCAAACGGCTGCAGTCTGATACTCCCTCGAGTCCTGGATATCATAATGTTTATGTAAGAAGAAAAGTAGAATCTGAGCATAGTAAGGTGAATCCTTCTCAGGATTTGAAAGGTAATGGAAGAGACAAAGCAAAAGAGCAGGAGACACACCAAGATGTTCAACAAGATCAACAAGAGGAGGCCAGTAGGACCCAAGTGTCATCCCCTGTTGCTGAATCTGTAGAAATAGTATCTTCCAAATCTCCTGAAAAAACAAATGCAGAAATTGTGCCAGAGAAAACTGAGCCACCAGTTGCTTCTGGCACTGGCATTCAAGAGGATGTGAAACAGTTAAGCATACAATACTGGAACGAGAGGTTTAATCGATTACAGACATATTTGGAGAGCTGTGATCATTCGACCCAGGAGGGTTATTTGCGAA AGCTTAGGTCCCTTTCGGCAGCTGGGCGAAGCATGCATGCGATTGAGCTGGAGAAAAGGGCAATACACCTCCTAGTGGAGGAAG GGAAAGAGCTGCAGCGGATGAAGGCTTTGAATGTCCTTGGGAAGGTCTCCCCAAATGCTTCATCGAAGCCAACACCTTTGCAGCGGCAGTCTCAGAAATGA